The Paenibacillus sp. genome has a segment encoding these proteins:
- a CDS encoding stalk domain-containing protein: MVGKRGAIALLLAAMFIAGPSPWPGPPAADGAAESATRELVFDYDNRKVYLNGELASTVYPMTIHNGRIYVAARQLADAFGFTAEFDPKSYDAVLRNDTTRIHVNQQAKLAWVDDMPVPYDGLGLVQDGRLLLSIRAIADYMGLYVGYDSATRQAVVADPEFPYVNPINPSRPQLVPIDFARYAKYPLISPEERRDDSRTLLFSDSPETFRELGILYRDDVNGKARLFLTHVNGTKEPAQVLWLATNEGDAPAKVSTTRSGIAAASKDYALQGREALAMWYGEEGTRGERTIAPGETVALYSSAALGPMDGAHAIFDVETDGELRFDVVAAEPNASLAAAAGAPFASRDIHDRGTFPVSDISLAADASEWNGKPARIRIGAVGSLNDHWVVGTDAVTGKPSQNFGNYGVFYHVTVENPGKAVFVLVPMRGLYRGTVLFDGAIVRTDTLQVGEGYAIGRTDGDERSVSMTLSAASGSFMPFELLVYPLP, translated from the coding sequence ATGGTGGGGAAAAGGGGAGCGATCGCGCTGCTGCTCGCTGCAATGTTCATTGCAGGACCGTCGCCATGGCCGGGACCGCCGGCGGCGGACGGGGCGGCGGAGTCGGCGACGCGAGAGCTTGTGTTCGATTACGATAATAGAAAGGTGTACCTCAACGGGGAACTGGCGTCGACGGTGTACCCGATGACGATTCATAACGGGCGCATCTACGTCGCCGCCCGGCAGCTCGCGGACGCGTTCGGCTTTACGGCAGAGTTCGACCCTAAGAGCTATGATGCCGTTCTTCGCAACGATACGACGCGCATTCATGTCAACCAGCAAGCCAAATTAGCTTGGGTCGATGATATGCCTGTTCCTTACGACGGGCTCGGGCTCGTACAAGATGGCAGGCTGCTTCTCTCCATCCGGGCGATCGCCGATTACATGGGGCTGTACGTCGGCTACGACAGCGCGACGCGACAAGCGGTCGTCGCCGATCCCGAGTTTCCATACGTAAACCCGATCAACCCGTCCCGCCCGCAGCTCGTGCCCATCGACTTCGCCAGATACGCGAAATACCCGTTGATATCGCCAGAGGAGCGGCGGGACGATTCGAGGACGCTCCTGTTCAGCGACAGCCCCGAAACGTTCCGCGAACTCGGAATTCTGTACCGAGACGATGTCAATGGCAAGGCTCGCTTATTTCTTACGCACGTGAACGGGACGAAAGAACCTGCGCAGGTGCTGTGGCTAGCGACGAACGAAGGCGACGCCCCTGCGAAGGTGTCGACGACGCGAAGCGGCATCGCGGCGGCGTCGAAGGATTACGCCTTGCAGGGCCGGGAAGCGCTCGCCATGTGGTACGGCGAGGAGGGAACGCGCGGAGAGCGGACGATCGCTCCGGGGGAAACCGTTGCGCTGTATAGTAGCGCAGCGCTCGGACCGATGGACGGCGCGCACGCCATCTTCGACGTCGAGACCGACGGCGAACTGCGCTTCGACGTCGTCGCCGCCGAGCCGAATGCCTCGCTCGCTGCGGCTGCCGGCGCGCCGTTCGCGAGCCGCGACATCCATGACCGGGGCACGTTCCCCGTCAGCGACATCAGCCTCGCTGCGGACGCATCCGAATGGAACGGCAAGCCCGCCCGCATCCGCATCGGCGCCGTAGGCAGCCTCAACGACCACTGGGTCGTCGGCACGGACGCCGTCACCGGGAAGCCTTCCCAAAACTTCGGCAATTACGGCGTCTTCTACCACGTCACCGTCGAAAACCCGGGGAAAGCGGTCTTCGTGCTCGTGCCGATGCGCGGATTGTACCGCGGGACCGTCCTGTTCGACGGCGCCATCGTCCGCACGGATACGCTGCAAGTAGGCGAAGGGTACGCCATCGGCCGCACCGACGGTGACGAACGCTCCGTATCGATGACCCTAAGCGCAGCATCCGGCTCCTTCATGCCGTTCGAACTGCTCGTCTACCCGTTGCCGTAA